The following coding sequences are from one Nicotiana tomentosiformis chromosome 3, ASM39032v3, whole genome shotgun sequence window:
- the LOC108947214 gene encoding uncharacterized protein, with translation MPISFRELLPNNVWQALTKLSLFFKDLSSTTLRVAEMERLEADIPQILCKLEHIFPPGFFNSMEYLPVHLPYEARIAGPVQYRWMYPFERYLGTLKKMIVNKASVKGSICEAYLMTESTQLFSHYFEPYVMTRNHNAARNNDGGVGKDLEGNLSIFTHPGRLWGEAKKRNLSLDEIKAAQTYILLNCKEVEPFVSMYVERLQEELPNLSQDQIDESLQIYFAEWFKGYVGCNHIENEFLRSLAYGPLISAKCHSVYFVNGYKFHTECHGSARSTMNSGVCITDPNIGDYYGKIQEIIQVEYHEEPLKQTVLFKCEWFDPTINVGVKKHNEYKLVDVNHRRRFKKYEPFILAMQATKVCYVSYPSKKKDKDD, from the exons ATGCCTATTTCCTTTCGTGAGTTGCTTCCTAATAATGTGTGGCAAGCACTTACAAAATTAAGCTTATTTTTTAAAGATCTTTCTTCGACCACTCTACGAGTTGCTGAAATGGAGAGATTAGAGGCAGATATCCCGCAAATCTTGTGTAAGTTAGAACATATATTTCCCCCTGGGTTCTTTAACTCAATGGAATATTTACCTGTGCACCTTCCATATGAAGCAAGGATTGCTGGACCTGTACAATACCGATGGATGTATCCTTTTGAGAg GTACCTTGGAACTCTTAAAAAAATGATTGTGAATAAAGCTAGTGTCAAAGGTTCCATTTGTGAAGCTTACTTGATGACAGAGTCAACACAATTGTTTTCTCATTATTTTGAACCTTATGTCATGACACGTAATCATAATGCGGCCCGTAATAATGATGGTGGTGTTGGAAAAGATCTTGAAGGAAATTTATCAATATTCACCCATCCAGGTCGACTATGGGGAGAAGCAAAAAAGAGAAACTTATCCCTTGACGAAATCAAGGCTGCCCAAACTTACATTCTACTAAATTGTAAAgaagttgagccatttgtgaG TATGTACGTGGAACGTTTGCAAGAAGAACTCCCGAATCTTTCTCAGGATCAAATAGATGAAAGCCTCCAAATATATTTCGCTGAATGGTTCAAGGGATAT GTTGGTTGCAATCATATTGAGAATGAATTCCTGCGGAGTCTTGCTTATGGACCATTAATAAGTGCGAAATGTCATTCAGTGTATTTTGTTAATGGATACAAATTTCACACGGAATGTCATGGTAGCGCAAGATCAACAATGAATAGTGGAGTTTGTATCACAGATCCAAATATTGGTGACTACTATGGAAAAATACAAGAGATTATACAAGTGGAATACCATGAAGAACCTTTAAAGCAAACTGTGTTATTCAAGTGTGAATGGTTTGACCCAACAATTAATGTTGGTGTTAAAAAGCATAATGAGTATAAATTGGTCGATGTTAACCATCGTCGTCGATTTAAGAAATATGAACCTTTTATTCTTGCGATGCAAGCAACTAAAGTGTGTTATGTGTCTTATCCTAGCAAGAAAAAAGACAAGGATGATTAG
- the LOC138907742 gene encoding uncharacterized protein — MGVLESNRVDFTTFQLEVKAHRWWQSYLCSRPTGSPPLTCDQFVCLFLERFIPPSQREELQGQFERLQQGQMSMTDYEARLSDLYHHALMILPTDAERVRRFIAGLHYGIQVAMAREVEIGTSYEQVVEIARRIEGIHS; from the coding sequence ATGGGAGTATTGGAGTCCAATAgggtggacttcaccacattTCAGTTGGAGGTCAAAGCCCATAGATGGTGGCAATCTTACCTTTGTAGCAGGCCAAcaggttcacctcccttgacttgtGACCAGTTCGTATGTCTCTTTTTGGAGAGGtttattccaccctctcagagggaagagttacagggtcagtttgagcggctccagcagggtcagatgtctatgactgattatgaggcaagATTATCTGATTTGTATCACcacgcacttatgatactccccacagatgcagagagagtgcggaggtttattgCGGGCTTGCATTATGGTATCCAGGTTGcaatggcccgagaggttgagatagggacttcttacgagcaggttgtggagatagctcgaagGATTGAGGGTATCCACAGCTAA